A genomic window from Terriglobia bacterium includes:
- a CDS encoding GNAT family N-acetyltransferase — protein MIRDAAISDFPAILALNVESEHFLSPLTLPRLEHLHRQAAYHRVVERGSAVVAFLLAFREGADYDSPNYLWFSGRYGAFLYVDRVVVSLAVQGKRLGAALYDDLFAFARKNKIAVVTCEFDIHPPNEVSRRFHARYGFREVGTQWVAGGKKQVSLQEASSRLPAR, from the coding sequence ATGATTCGCGACGCAGCCATCTCCGATTTCCCGGCCATCCTGGCGCTCAACGTGGAATCGGAACACTTCCTCAGCCCGCTCACCTTGCCCCGCTTGGAACACTTGCACCGCCAGGCGGCCTATCACCGGGTGGTCGAGCGGGGTTCGGCCGTCGTGGCCTTCCTGCTGGCGTTTCGCGAAGGCGCCGATTACGACAGCCCGAACTATCTCTGGTTTAGCGGGCGCTACGGCGCATTCCTGTACGTTGACCGTGTCGTGGTCTCCCTGGCGGTGCAGGGAAAGCGCCTGGGCGCCGCGCTCTACGACGACCTCTTCGCCTTTGCGCGCAAAAATAAAATTGCCGTGGTGACTTGCGAGTTCGATATCCATCCGCCCAACGAGGTTTCCCGCCGCTTCCATGCGCGCTATGGCTTCCGCGAAGTCGGCACGCAGTGGGTGGCCGGCGGAAAAAAACAGGTTTCCCTTCAGGAAGCCTCCAGCCGGCTGCCTGCCCGCTGA
- a CDS encoding ABC-2 family transporter protein, translating to MRKILFQFGSQLRRHALLLGAYFAQYAKVRVSYRADFFVSLATSVAATVFSLGFVWTLFQKVPRLANWRMEEVLFLYGFSLIPFGLFNVLSMNLYEFGSTYIMEGKFDRVLLRPISSLFQVLFETFRIESFHEVLVGLVIVAWAGRRLAHHWTLLDAALLAFFGLCGGVIYISVFLFLTTFSFWFEDRIGIHPPFWNLLAFGRYPLSIYSSYIRFVLSWIVPFGFATFYPSARLLGRAEFRAYAPLIPLVAAATLALAATAWRFGLRRYSSTGS from the coding sequence ATGCGGAAGATTCTTTTCCAGTTCGGGTCTCAATTGCGGCGGCACGCGCTCCTCCTCGGCGCCTACTTCGCGCAGTACGCCAAGGTGCGCGTCAGCTACCGCGCCGACTTTTTCGTTTCTTTGGCCACCTCCGTGGCCGCCACCGTCTTTTCCCTCGGCTTCGTCTGGACCCTCTTCCAGAAGGTGCCTCGCCTCGCCAACTGGCGCATGGAGGAGGTCCTCTTCCTCTACGGCTTCTCGCTGATCCCCTTCGGCCTGTTTAACGTCCTGAGCATGAACCTCTACGAATTCGGATCCACCTACATCATGGAGGGTAAATTCGACCGCGTGCTGCTGCGGCCCATCTCCTCGCTCTTCCAGGTGCTCTTTGAAACCTTCCGCATCGAGTCGTTCCACGAGGTGCTCGTGGGACTGGTCATCGTCGCCTGGGCGGGGCGCAGGCTCGCGCACCATTGGACGCTGCTCGACGCCGCCCTGCTGGCGTTTTTCGGCCTCTGCGGCGGCGTCATTTACATTTCGGTGTTTCTGTTCCTGACCACGTTTTCCTTCTGGTTCGAGGACCGCATCGGCATCCATCCGCCCTTCTGGAACCTGCTGGCCTTTGGCCGCTACCCGCTCTCCATCTACAGCAGCTACATCCGCTTCGTGCTGAGCTGGATCGTGCCCTTCGGCTTCGCCACGTTCTATCCCAGCGCGCGGCTGCTCGGCCGCGCGGAGTTCCGCGCCTACGCGCCGCTGATCCCGCTGGTCGCCGCGGCCACCCTGGCGCTCGCCGCCACGGCCTGGCGCTTCGGCCTGCGCCGCTACTCCTCCACCGGCTCGTAG
- a CDS encoding ABC-2 family transporter protein: MSTASHSLAAARTPLRATLTTYREFARIGFVNILAFRMRYYTGILTYLINVTVYYFIWRAVFSQTSEPIAGFSLPQILTYVSVGWILRSFYWNTIDQEMAYEVIEGKIAMDLIKPVSVQWMWLSRAMGESAFRLIMLTAPVAVVIGLLFPVLAPASRVHLALFFFAALGSFFLMGAINFLIGTCAIPLKSILALIRAKFWLIELLSGLLIPLKFFPHAVQVLSSWLPFEHIASTPLQIYLGMLSPMDSLRLVALQYAWVAALLALGHLWWTRATRKITIHGG; this comes from the coding sequence ATGAGCACCGCTTCGCATTCTCTGGCCGCTGCGCGCACGCCGCTCCGCGCCACACTCACCACCTACCGCGAATTCGCGCGCATCGGCTTCGTCAATATCCTGGCCTTCCGCATGCGCTACTACACCGGCATCCTCACCTACCTCATCAACGTTACGGTGTACTACTTCATCTGGCGCGCCGTTTTTTCTCAAACGTCGGAGCCCATCGCCGGCTTCTCGCTCCCGCAGATCCTCACCTACGTCAGCGTCGGCTGGATCCTGCGCTCCTTCTACTGGAATACCATCGACCAGGAGATGGCCTACGAGGTGATCGAAGGCAAGATCGCCATGGACTTGATCAAGCCGGTCTCCGTCCAGTGGATGTGGCTCTCGCGGGCCATGGGCGAATCGGCCTTCCGCCTGATCATGCTCACCGCGCCGGTCGCGGTGGTCATCGGGCTGCTCTTCCCGGTGCTGGCGCCGGCCTCGAGAGTGCACCTCGCGCTGTTTTTCTTCGCCGCTCTCGGCAGCTTCTTCCTGATGGGCGCGATCAATTTCCTGATCGGCACCTGCGCCATCCCCCTGAAATCCATCCTGGCGCTGATCCGCGCCAAGTTCTGGCTGATCGAGCTGCTCTCCGGCCTGCTCATCCCGCTAAAGTTTTTCCCGCACGCTGTGCAGGTCCTCTCCTCGTGGCTGCCGTTCGAACACATCGCCTCAACGCCGCTGCAGATCTACCTGGGCATGCTCTCCCCGATGGACTCGCTGCGCCTCGTGGCGCTGCAGTATGCCTGGGTCGCGGCGCTGCTGGCGCTGGGCCACCTCTGGTGGACGCGCGCGACGCGCAAGATCACCATTCACGGCGGGTGA